GTATGGGCTCAGAAAGATCCGGGCATTCCAGGCAATTCCAATCTGTACATTTCATTGATGGAAAATCCATGGACCCTTACAGGGGAACAGGTATGCATCTCGGTTCCTGAGTACGACTGGGAGAAGATCGGGTATCTTGTGAACGAAGGGGCCGCCGTTCTGAAGCGAAACGGGCGAATATTCATGACCTATTCCGCGAGCGCCACGGACCACAATTATGCGATGGGGCTGCTGACAGCCGATGAGGACAGTGATCTGCTGAATCCGAGCTCCTGGGTCAAGTCGCCAGTACCCGTGTTTACGACATCGGAAGCCAATGGCCAATATGGACCAGGGCATAACAGCTTCACGATTTCCGAGGATGGCTCGCAGGACATTCTGGTGTACCATGCAAGAAGTTACAAGGAGATTGTGGGCGATCCTCTATATGATCCGAATCGGCATACGCGCGTACAGGTCATCCGGTGGAACGAGGACGGGACGCCGAATTTCGGGGTGCCGAGAGCGGATGATGAACCGGTCTCCAAGCTATGATGCAATTTGTAATTGGGGTTATAGAACGAATCGATTTACAAACATCAGACCGACTGAGCTTAACAGCTTGGTCGGTTTTTTACATTACAGGAGATAAGCAGCATAATATAAAATAGGAAAAAAGAAGGAGTCTTCGATATGGATGGAGAAAAGAGGACTGATCGTTTTATGAAATGGTTAAGGATGTATAAAGTACGGTACTATTAACGATATTCTT
This Paenibacillus sp. JZ16 DNA region includes the following protein-coding sequences:
- a CDS encoding glycoside hydrolase family 43 protein, whose amino-acid sequence is MSELYIKNPLIEQRADPWIYKHTDGYYYFTGSVPEYDRIELRRSQTIHGLADAEGITIWRKHESGLMSANIWAPEIHYMDGKWYVYFAAAHTSETRDGLFDHRMFVLENASANPLEGEWVEKGQVITKWESFALDATTFEHRGKRYYVWAQKDPGIPGNSNLYISLMENPWTLTGEQVCISVPEYDWEKIGYLVNEGAAVLKRNGRIFMTYSASATDHNYAMGLLTADEDSDLLNPSSWVKSPVPVFTTSEANGQYGPGHNSFTISEDGSQDILVYHARSYKEIVGDPLYDPNRHTRVQVIRWNEDGTPNFGVPRADDEPVSKL